AGATAATCTTGTAACAACtaaaataaccatattaaacAATCAAAGACGAAACCACCCAACAAATTATAATCACTTTtacttaataaatataaaatacaaaaatgagagATTAGTTTTTACACCCAGCTATTGTGAGGACAAAATACTTTTCATTATTTGCTCTATTTCTTCAAGCTTCTCTATCCTTTTTGATGAATGCTGCTCTTGGAAGATCTTTTCTAAAGATATCAGAAAATCCACCATTGATTAGAATGACTGTTGAACATAAGAAGAAtgtaatttagaaaaaaaattataaggcACTCAAAAGAAATAATTATAAGCCTTAGAGatagttgttaaaaaaaaaagccttAGAGGTATACCTGGTATTTTTCCACTCAAACACATCTACCATCAGATCTCACAGACTTTTTGACTGCTAAACATACATCAAATTAACTGAAATAATCTGACTCAAGTAAAAGCTAAAACACAGGTTTGTGTTTTATCTTGATCTGAGAACATACACCAACAAACACGCGCCTGATCCTTATACTCGTCTAGTGAAACTGAAAATGCTATAGTAAATATAAAAACGTATGTGTGTGGCTTATATTAAAAGATAGAGATTTTGGCTATGTATTTGTTTGTATCCCAGAGAAAGTTTGGAATAAATAAAGAGACATAGAAAGCAGAAtggcatatatataaatgtacAACCGTAAATCTAATCgttgattatatattcaaaaaaaaaaagtaatcgtGAGAATATTTGATCCAAATTTGTCCTTATCTAAAGAAGATTCTGAATTGTTAGATAACTGAAATATCAAGAAGGTTGTTATTAGTTTGATTAGAATATTtgaacaaatttaaaataatttgaatGAAAATCAAACGTGGAAATAGGCTATGCGTAATCTTTTCTCAGTTGTGGATATGCACAAACCCTAATCATTATGAAAATATGTATTGAGCTGAATCAAATGGATATAAACTAGACCAAAAACATTCATCATTCTCAAATCATACTtaggtttaataaaaaaaattaatagtaaagcaagccaaaattaattaatttatataatatgtatttatcAACACCTGAAccaaataaaaccaaaacttCTGATTAAGAGTTACAAAATCCAAAGTATATAATTGCCACACTTGTCATAAGAGTTCTTCTAAATTGTTACATACTTGTCACATGTTTTTAACGCAAAACAACGTCGTCAACTCATTATCGTTGAATAGTTTTCACAAATTTACAACATATGTTTATATGTAAGAAAACATATTGCAAATTAGCAATATAATTTGCAACAAacaatttttgtttgattttgcaATAAAATTGTGATGTGTGGTCATCGCTTCAAAATATTTGCAAAAATTGTTGCATAttcttaacaaaaaataaaagttgcAGAATTATGTTGCAATATCCAacttttcttgtagtgataagaCCATTTACAATGagtcttttgaaaatttaaatcaaCAGCTTAATTGCTTTAGACCACTTACAATAAGGTTGTTGAAAACAACATTTAacatttgaatttatatattgaaaatattgaacTGATTGTCAAAAGTGAAGTGGATTAAAATGTGTTGAACTTATTCAACATATTAAAACatagaaagagaagaaaaacatGATATGTGTCAGTTTTTCAATGGCTATTGATATTTTTGgcatttgtttttaaatttattatttgcaattcatttttaaatagtaaattaatttagtttttattttgctttttacttattttatttttatactctataaaaagtatttgttttaatttataaaaacattttactataatttaattaaaattttaacaaattttaatttatttattctttagtaattttcaaataaaattatataaattattcgcAAGATttgtgagagagaaagagattcttCCTATTAACCAACTCCAATGGTgctacatttttattgtttgcatcatttttgtttcaatagtattttaatttttattcatttcttcaaatttgaagaaatAATCTTCaattctttagtttttaaaagattaacttttttatttacaaactaATCCTTAACTTTAACTTGTTGTTATTTTgtacttaaataaattatatgtattGATGTCACCCAATTAATTTCAAAGTTTGTATTATTTTCATCTAATTAGATGTTAATAACAAAgaacatgaaaatattaatttcaagaatttatgtttgatttattagaatttagaataaaataagCTCATTTTTCGTTTCGAAAAACTTTGGTTAATcacttatatatatagtgtttctttataaaatatactattctttgtttatttatttgtgttATGTGTAATAGttgtattataaaataatgattAACTTTCTGTTAAACCAAAATAGTTAGGTAAATtagtaaatttgaaaaattgtaaggtgatattaataattaattataaattaaataattttttggatgacaaaaaaattgatgatttcTTTTGTGTGTAACaacattcataaatcacggcaatACCAAGTCATATTCCACCAAACACTAAGAAAATGGGAACAGACGAAGATTTGATCGTCATTTGATGATATAATACACTTTgactattttttttgaaaaaaatgacgTAAACCAACTTGTATCTTCCTTTtgtgaaaaatcaaaatttgaaaaaataatgaaGCTAACAACTAGAGATGCTCACTTCatattcttttatatttataaatattaaaatatcttactttttcaatttaaaatataagacCATTTACAATGagtcttttgaaaatttaaatcaaCAGCTTAATTGGTTTAGATCACTTACAATAGAGTTGTTGAAAACAACATTCAacaattgaatttatatactgaaaatattgaattgatTGTCAAAAGTGAAGTGAATAAAAATGTGTTGAACTTATTCATCATATTAAAACATAGAAAGAGGAGAAAGACATGATATGTATCAGTTTTTCAATGGCTATTGATATTTttggcatttttttttatatttattatttgcaattcttttttaaatagtaaattaatttagtttttattttgctttttacaaattttatttttatgctcTATCAAaagtatttgttttattttataaaaacattttactataatttaattaaatttctaacaaactttaatttatttattctttagtaattttcaaataaaattatataaattattctcAAGATttgtgagagagaaagagattcttCCTATtaaccatctccaatggtgctacatttttatttttcgcaacatttttgtttcaatagtattttatttttttattcatttcttcaaatttgaagaaataatcttcaattctttattttttaaaagattaacttttttatttacaaactaATCCTTAACTTTAATTTGTTGTTATTTTgtacttaaataaattatatgtattGATGTCACCCAATTAATTTCAAAGTTTGTATTATTTTCATCTAATTAGATGTTAATAACAAAGAAcctgaaaatattaatttcaagaatttatgtttgatttattagaatttataataaaataagcaCATTTTTCGTTTCGAAAAACTTTGGTTAATCacttaagatatatatatatatatatatattgtttctttataaaatttactattctttgtttatttatttgtgttATGTGTAATAGTTGTATCATATAATAATGCTTAACTTTctgttaaaacaaaatagttaGGTAAATtagtaaatttgaaaaattctaAGATggtattaataattaattacaaattaaataattttttggatgacaaaaaaattgatgatttcttttgttcgtaacaacattcataaatcacggcaagaCCAAGTCATATTCCACCAAACACTAAGAAAATGGGAACAGACGAAGATTTGACCGTCATTTGATGATATAATATTACTtagaatattctttttgaaCAAATGACGTAAACCAACTTGTATCTtccttttgtgaaaaaaaattaaaatttaaagaaataatgaaGCTAACAACTAGAGAGGCTCACTtcatattcttttttatttataaatattaaaatatcttattttttcaatttaaaatataagatcATTTACAATgagttttttgaaaattgaaatcAACAGCTTAATTGCTTTACACCACTTACAATAGAGTTGTAGAAAACAACATTCAacaattgaatttatatattgaaaatattgaattgatTGTCGAAAGTGAAGAGGATTAAAATGTGTTGAAATTATTCAACATATTAAAACATAGAAAGAGGAGAAATATGTGTCAGTTTTTCAATGGCTATTgatattttttggtatttttttaatatttattatttgtaattcatttttaaatagtgaattaatttagtttttatttttatttttatactctATAAAAGTatttagcaattttaacataaaattatataaagggttagggttAATCCACTAATCCCCAATTTGTTTTAAGTTGGGAGCCCATAATAAACCTGATTCTAATATTTTTCCTTTCAAGAGGTTTATCTTAGACCTTATCTTACAATAAGACAAATTAGTGGTTTTCTGACAGCAGATATAACATCAAAAGAATTGTTGTAAAAGAATGAGAATTgtctgtgtattattaatgaacaataggggttccttatataggaatTACAAAGTAtagaaaaaaggaaattatccaaaacctaatacaacatgaaataggaaaagatctaaaacagaAAAGGAAAACGTCCTAAGACTAAGACGGTCTAAACCGAACGCCTCTCTCTCCTCGGACGacagcctctctctctcctcctttgcCAACGGCTTGGGCCTTGTCTTGGTGATTGGTTATGGGCCATCcacttaatgatttataacactcccccttggatgccaaaACAATATGGGTTTGTATCATGCAcgacgttgcctcattaaaacctctctaggaaaaccaaaaacccaaggtgggaaaaaatggaaaccgtagacaagaaaaagagtacaacacatgacactccccctgatgaaggcatcactgaagatccttcaactagcgcattcctatctgatgaaccagctttctgaacgttgaggttggcagagacttggtgaacAAATCGGCCGAATTGTCACTGGACCGAACTTGAACCACTTGAACTTCTTTAGCCTTCTGCaggtcgtgggtgaagaagaacttgggcaaGATGTGTTTCGTTCTATCTCCCTTAACGTATCCATCTTTGAGCTGAGCTATAcaagctgcattgtcctcatagatgATCGTTGGTTCTTCCTTTTCCTTTCCCACGGCCAGGCCACTCTCTTTAAGgatatggccggtcatgttcctcaaccacacAAGCTCTCAGCTTGcttcatacatggctatgatctcggcatgattagATGATGTTGCCACCAAGGTTTGTTTTGTGGACCGCCAACTTACTGCAGCCCCACCGTGTATAAACACGTAACCTGTCTGAGATCTAGGattgtgtgggtcagataagtacccagcatctgcatacCCGGCCAAGCTATCTCCTGGTCGGCTCATATAGAACAATCCGAGGTCggttgttccttgcagatatctgaacagatgttttaTTCCGTTCCAGTGCCTAAGTGTCGGACATGAACTGAATCTAGACAGTAAACTCACGGCAAAACAGATGTCCGGTCTTGTATGGctagccaagtacattaaggcTTCAATGGCACTTAGGTAAGGCACTTCCGGCCCGAGCATTTCCTCGTCCGACTTCTTTGGTCCGAATGGatccttctcaaggtctaaggacctcacgaccataggactCGAGAAGGAATGAGCCTTGTCCATATTGAACTacttgagtatcttttctgtatatgtcttttgatgcacaaggattccattatccacatactcaaattgcagtcccaaacagaactttgtttttcctaagtctttcatttcgaattcttttttTAGACATTCGACTGTTTGGAAAATCTCTCCAGGGGTTCCAATgacattcaggtcgtccacatagacagacataATCACGAAGCCCTTGCTGTCAAATctctttataaaaatacatggacttattggatcgttcttataaccctctttcattaggtactctgataatctattgtaccacattcgacctgattgtttcaaaccgtaCAAGGCTTTATTCAGCTTAATGCAATGCtattctcgagaacctttcttatctttgagctcaataccctctggaactctcatatgaatttcattatccagtggaccgtaCAGATACGttgttactacatccattaggcgcatATCAAGTTTCTctttcacggccagactgatcaaATATCGTAATGTAGTTgcgtccaccacaggggagtaagtctcctcataatctattcctggtctctgtgagaatccttgtgctacaagccgtgctttgtatctcactacttctcctttctcatttatctttctcacaaagacccatttgtatcccactggtttgacatctctaggtgtcacggttatagggccaaaaacgcctcttttctttaatgattctaactccacgtttatagcttttttccatttgatccaatctgatctttccatgcattcatatatggacgtgggttctagatcctcatctttttccatgatctcaagtgctactttataagcaaaaatatcatcgacgtcgataTCATTTCTGTTCCATTTCGTTCCAGACATTATATAGTTTATAGAAATCTCTTGACTGTCCGGCCCTTGTGTCCCATGAAGTTCGGCGTCCCGAACCCCATCATTTGGAACGGTCGGATCATTTGGTGTGGCCGGCTCACTTGGCTCGACCGTCTGGGTCGGCTCGGCCGGTCAATCAATGTTCTGGacggtttccttgatgctctcggatccagcacctctcttggacttccgaggctgtttatctttggaaccaataggtctaccacgtttgAGACGTTTTTTAGACTCTATAGCCACTTGAACTTGTCCCTTCTGGACATATATTAgtattggtgcattacaagccgggataTATGATTTTGTCACTcgatttgggtcagcaaatgaatctggcagttgattagctagcttttgaagatgtataatcttttggacttccatatcacattctttagtccgaggatcttgccaagatattgatggtcgAGACCATTCGATTTCTTTGCTCAACCGGCCGTTATCTCCCCTAAggtcggatatgtggactcatcaaattgtgagtctgcgtatctggccttaaacaaatcaccggttgctGGCTCtagatactttataatgcttggggagtcatatcctacgtatattcccatcctcctttgtgATCCCATTTtcgttctctgtggtggagcaattggaacgtagacgacacatccaaatgttttgatgtgggacacgtctggctcatgacccgtgagtaactgggatggtgaatatctatgctcactagatggcctgatgcgaatcagttctgcTGCATGTAATACGGCATGTCCCCACGCTGATACCGGGAGCTGAGACCGCATGAGCAATGGTctggctatcagctggatacgtttaatgaatgattcggccaagccgttctgtgtatgtacatgtgccacggagtgttctacacttacccccatggacatacaatagtcattaaaCGTCTGGGacgtaaactcaccagcattgtcaagacgtatagtctttaaagggaagtct
The window above is part of the Brassica napus cultivar Da-Ae chromosome C8, Da-Ae, whole genome shotgun sequence genome. Proteins encoded here:
- the LOC125591805 gene encoding secreted RxLR effector protein 161-like, which encodes MDKAHSFSSPMVVRSLDLEKDPFGPKKSDEEMLGPEVPYLSAIEALMYLASHTRPDICFAVSLLSRFSSCPTLRHWNGIKHLFRYLQGTTDLGLFYMSRPGDSLAGYADAGYLSDPHNPRSQTGYVFIHGGAAVSWRSTKQTLVATSSNHAEIIAMYEAS